In Curtobacterium sp. TC1, the following proteins share a genomic window:
- a CDS encoding allantoate amidohydrolase has product MSAAPVVSATALGTADAELVARWCDELALVTEETGRITRVYLSPEHARVNAIVAGWMQDAGLSTWQDAAGNLHGRVDGATPDAPVLLLGSHLDTVVDAGRYDGIVGVLMAVRTAARLTAAGPLPVALEVIAFSDEEGTRFGKALLGSSAVAGVWDESWWDLADGDGVTLREAFTRFGLDPARVGDAAADPTTLAGYLEAHIEQGPYLEQAGQALGVVTSIASARRFSVEAVGEARHAGGTPYERRHDALLAAAEAALAVERICRASHHVGTVGTMTVEPGAVNVVPGLARFSVDLRGEFDDGRDAVWDELTKAFSLIGERRGVSVTPTEVHRAPAVFCAPRLMDAVRAGIESTGETAPMELFSRAGHDAMSLGLVTDVAMLFLRNPDGISHHPDEFVSTPDIALGLDALAVAVDRVARA; this is encoded by the coding sequence GTGAGCGCGGCCCCAGTCGTGAGCGCCACCGCGCTCGGCACCGCGGACGCCGAGCTCGTGGCGCGGTGGTGCGACGAGCTCGCCCTGGTCACCGAGGAGACCGGCCGGATCACCCGCGTGTACCTGTCACCCGAGCACGCGCGCGTCAACGCGATCGTCGCCGGGTGGATGCAGGACGCCGGACTCAGCACCTGGCAGGACGCCGCCGGCAACCTGCACGGACGGGTCGACGGCGCGACGCCCGACGCCCCCGTGCTGCTGCTCGGCTCGCACCTGGACACCGTGGTGGACGCCGGCCGGTACGACGGCATCGTCGGGGTCCTGATGGCCGTCCGCACCGCCGCTCGGCTGACGGCTGCGGGACCGCTGCCCGTCGCGCTCGAGGTGATCGCGTTCTCCGACGAAGAGGGGACCCGGTTCGGCAAGGCCCTGCTCGGGTCGTCCGCCGTCGCCGGGGTGTGGGACGAGTCCTGGTGGGACCTGGCGGACGGCGACGGCGTCACCCTGCGCGAGGCCTTCACCCGGTTCGGGCTCGACCCGGCCCGCGTCGGTGACGCCGCGGCGGACCCGACGACGCTCGCCGGGTACCTCGAGGCGCACATCGAGCAGGGCCCGTACCTCGAGCAGGCCGGTCAGGCGCTCGGCGTCGTCACGAGCATCGCGAGCGCCCGGCGCTTCTCCGTCGAGGCCGTCGGTGAGGCACGGCACGCCGGCGGCACCCCGTACGAGCGTCGCCACGACGCCCTGCTCGCCGCGGCCGAGGCGGCCCTCGCCGTCGAGCGGATCTGCCGCGCGTCGCACCACGTCGGCACCGTCGGCACGATGACCGTCGAACCCGGCGCGGTGAACGTGGTCCCCGGGCTCGCGCGGTTCTCGGTGGACCTGCGCGGCGAGTTCGACGACGGCCGCGACGCGGTGTGGGACGAGCTCACGAAGGCGTTCTCGCTGATCGGCGAACGGCGCGGGGTCAGTGTCACGCCGACCGAGGTGCACCGGGCGCCGGCGGTGTTCTGCGCGCCGCGGCTGATGGACGCCGTCCGCGCCGGCATCGAGTCCACGGGCGAGACCGCCCCGATGGAGTTGTTCTCGCGGGCCGGACACGACGCCATGTCGCTCGGGCTCGTCACCGACGTCGCGATGTTGTTCCTCCGCAACCCGGACGGCATCAGCCACCACCCGGACGAGTTCGTCTCGACGCCCGACATCGCGCTCGGGCTCGACGCGCTGGCCGTCGCGGTGGACCGGGTGGCCCGGGCATGA
- the allB gene encoding allantoinase AllB, translating into MTGLPVDARTDVDARTDVDTRTDVDTDTVADLVLRADRAWIDGAFRPAAVVVRDGRVDGVLPADAVVRTRDDRTVPDGQVLLPGLVDTHVHVNEPGRTEWEGFASATRAAALGGVTTIIDMPLNSIPATTTVEALAVKRASAEGRVAVDVGFWGGAVPDNAGALGALHDAGVFGFKCFTAPSGVDEFPHLDADQLRAAIEEVARIDALLIVHAEDPDFLVDHAALGGHYEDFLATRPVDAERSAIARVIDGARATGARVHVLHLSDAGAIPMIRAAKDDGVRITVETCPHYLSFESGTIPDGATEYKCCPPIRDDANRDALWAGVLDGTIDMVVSDHSPSTADLKVDDWGLAWGGIAGLQVGFRAVWTEALRRGVPLEALLPLFTTGPAALVGFADRGVIAPGALAHFAVFDPSATAVIDVAGLAHRNPVSAFAGLEARGRVTETWLRGRVVASTASGVTAVEGQLVDRPGRVPATAAVTETRL; encoded by the coding sequence ATGACGGGCCTCCCGGTCGACGCCCGGACCGACGTCGACGCCCGGACCGACGTCGACACCCGCACCGACGTCGACACCGACACCGTCGCGGACCTCGTCCTGCGCGCGGACCGCGCGTGGATCGACGGAGCGTTCCGACCCGCGGCGGTCGTCGTGCGCGACGGTCGCGTCGACGGCGTCCTGCCAGCCGACGCCGTGGTCCGCACGCGCGACGACCGCACCGTACCGGACGGCCAGGTCCTGCTGCCCGGCCTCGTCGACACGCACGTGCACGTCAACGAACCCGGCCGCACCGAGTGGGAGGGGTTCGCGTCCGCGACGCGGGCCGCTGCGCTCGGCGGGGTCACGACGATCATCGACATGCCGCTCAACTCGATCCCCGCGACGACGACGGTCGAGGCGCTCGCCGTGAAGCGCGCGAGTGCCGAGGGCCGGGTCGCCGTCGACGTCGGGTTCTGGGGCGGGGCCGTGCCGGACAACGCCGGCGCGCTCGGCGCTCTGCACGACGCCGGCGTCTTCGGGTTCAAGTGCTTCACCGCGCCGTCCGGGGTCGACGAGTTCCCGCACCTCGACGCCGACCAGCTGCGCGCCGCGATCGAGGAGGTCGCCCGGATCGACGCGCTGCTCATCGTGCACGCCGAGGACCCCGATTTCCTGGTCGACCACGCCGCGCTCGGCGGTCACTACGAGGACTTCCTCGCCACCCGCCCCGTCGACGCGGAGCGGTCCGCGATCGCCCGGGTCATCGACGGCGCGCGGGCCACCGGCGCCCGGGTCCACGTCCTGCACCTGTCCGACGCCGGCGCGATCCCGATGATCCGTGCCGCGAAGGACGACGGCGTCCGGATCACGGTCGAGACCTGCCCGCACTACCTGTCGTTCGAGTCCGGGACGATCCCGGACGGCGCGACGGAGTACAAGTGCTGCCCGCCGATCCGCGACGACGCGAACCGCGACGCCCTGTGGGCGGGCGTACTCGACGGCACGATCGACATGGTCGTGTCGGACCACTCGCCGTCGACCGCCGACCTCAAGGTCGACGACTGGGGCCTCGCCTGGGGCGGGATCGCCGGCCTGCAGGTCGGGTTCCGTGCCGTCTGGACCGAGGCCCTCCGTCGCGGCGTCCCGCTCGAGGCGCTGCTGCCGCTGTTCACCACCGGTCCGGCAGCGCTCGTCGGCTTCGCCGACCGCGGGGTCATCGCCCCCGGTGCGCTCGCCCACTTCGCCGTGTTCGACCCGTCCGCAACGGCGGTCATCGACGTGGCCGGCCTCGCCCACCGCAACCCGGTGTCCGCGTTCGCCGGCCTGGAGGCCCGGGGGCGCGTCACCGAGACCTGGTTGCGCGGGCGCGTGGTGGCGTCCACCGCGTCCGGCGTCACGGCCGTCGAGGGGCAGCTCGTCGACCGTCCGGGCCGCGTCCCCGCGACCGCTGCCGTCACCGAAACACGTCTGTAA
- the cysK gene encoding cysteine synthase A — MSGTIYDNISQAFGNTPLVKLNRLPKAGGAEVLAKLEFYNPGASVKDRLGVAIIDAAEQSGDLKPGGTIVEGSSGNTGIALALVGAARGYKVVITMPETMSVERRAVMRAYGAEIVLTPGPEGMKGAVERAAAIVDETPGAILAHQFETAANAAIHRKTTAEEILRDTEEHVDVFVAGVGTGGTITGVGQVLKERVPGVQIVAVEPKDSPLLTEGKAGPHKIAGIGANFIPEVLDQSVIDEVFDVELDDALRVARALATDEGILAGISSGAIIHAAIEIAARPENAGKRVVAIVCDTGERYLSTVLFEGLTA, encoded by the coding sequence ATGAGCGGCACCATCTACGACAACATCTCGCAGGCGTTCGGCAACACCCCGCTCGTCAAGCTGAACCGGCTGCCGAAGGCGGGCGGCGCCGAGGTGCTCGCGAAGCTCGAGTTCTACAACCCCGGCGCCAGCGTGAAGGACCGCCTCGGCGTCGCGATCATCGACGCGGCCGAGCAGTCCGGCGACCTGAAGCCAGGCGGCACCATCGTCGAGGGGTCGTCGGGCAACACCGGCATCGCCCTCGCGCTCGTCGGCGCGGCCCGCGGCTACAAGGTGGTCATCACGATGCCGGAGACGATGAGCGTCGAGCGTCGTGCGGTGATGCGCGCCTACGGGGCGGAGATCGTGCTCACCCCGGGTCCCGAGGGCATGAAGGGCGCGGTCGAGCGAGCTGCCGCGATCGTCGACGAGACCCCCGGCGCGATCCTCGCCCACCAGTTCGAGACCGCCGCGAACGCCGCGATCCACCGGAAGACCACGGCGGAGGAGATCCTGCGCGACACCGAGGAGCACGTCGACGTGTTCGTCGCGGGTGTCGGGACCGGTGGCACGATCACCGGTGTCGGTCAGGTGCTCAAGGAGCGCGTGCCCGGCGTGCAGATCGTCGCGGTCGAGCCGAAGGACTCCCCGCTCCTGACCGAGGGCAAGGCCGGACCGCACAAGATCGCGGGCATCGGCGCGAACTTCATCCCCGAGGTCCTCGACCAGTCCGTCATCGACGAGGTGTTCGACGTCGAGCTCGACGACGCCCTGCGCGTGGCGCGGGCGCTCGCGACCGACGAGGGCATCCTCGCCGGCATCTCCTCCGGTGCGATCATCCACGCCGCGATCGAGATCGCCGCCCGGCCCGAGAACGCCGGCAAGCGCGTCGTCGCGATCGTCTGCGACACCGGGGAGCGCTACCTGTCGACGGTGCTCTTCGAGGGACTCACTGCGTGA
- a CDS encoding MurR/RpiR family transcriptional regulator produces the protein MSTAGPDVRARIDSVWEQLSPAERRVAAMVRHDPELLLVGTSAELAAESGTSKATVSRLVRSLGFQDAAEVRQNLMSARGSGLPWVAEDAAHVDQRAVEARNLDAAFASLARADRPRLARRIVRARRVLVFGERGAYPVALQLRAQLAQVRSDVRVGPAPGQRLGEEVADLDRRDLVVLVTVRRHTAGVDRIVRHCVSTGADVVVLGDPTAAVIAAPANTAILCPVDSPAAFDSMAALFAVVAAIANDVYEASGPAGRARVDAVASAYDALGELAAP, from the coding sequence ATGAGCACCGCCGGACCCGACGTCCGCGCCCGCATCGACTCCGTCTGGGAGCAGCTCTCGCCCGCCGAACGACGCGTCGCCGCGATGGTCCGGCACGACCCGGAACTCCTGCTCGTCGGCACCTCGGCCGAGCTCGCCGCCGAGTCGGGCACGTCGAAGGCCACGGTGTCCCGGCTCGTCCGGTCGCTCGGGTTCCAGGACGCGGCCGAGGTCCGGCAGAACCTGATGTCCGCACGCGGCTCCGGCCTGCCGTGGGTGGCGGAGGACGCCGCCCACGTCGACCAGCGCGCGGTCGAGGCGCGCAACCTCGACGCCGCGTTCGCCTCGCTGGCCCGTGCCGATCGTCCGCGGCTCGCGCGGCGCATCGTCCGTGCCCGCCGTGTGCTCGTGTTCGGGGAGCGTGGCGCCTACCCGGTGGCGCTGCAGCTCCGCGCGCAGCTCGCCCAGGTCCGCTCCGACGTCCGGGTCGGTCCGGCGCCTGGGCAGCGGCTCGGAGAAGAGGTCGCCGACCTCGACCGTCGTGACCTCGTCGTCCTGGTGACCGTGCGCCGCCACACCGCCGGGGTCGACCGGATCGTGCGGCACTGCGTGTCGACCGGCGCCGACGTCGTCGTGCTGGGCGACCCGACCGCCGCCGTCATCGCGGCACCGGCGAACACCGCGATCCTGTGCCCGGTCGACTCACCGGCAGCGTTCGACTCCATGGCGGCCCTGTTCGCGGTCGTCGCGGCCATCGCGAACGACGTGTACGAAGCCTCGGGGCCGGCTGGCCGCGCGCGGGTCGACGCGGTGGCGAGTGCCTACGACGCGCTGGGGGAGCTCGCGGCGCCCTGA
- a CDS encoding pyridoxal-phosphate-dependent aminotransferase family protein encodes MHPVNPPARLLMGPGPITADPRVLRALSTPLVGQYDPWMTSAMNDTQELYRGVFGTANEATVLVDGTSRAGIEAVLVSLLAPGDRVLVPVFGRFGHLLAEIAGRAGAEVHTIETAWGQVFTPTAIEDAIVRVRPKVLAIVQGDTSTTMNQPLDELGAICERHGVLFYTDATATVGGNPLEVDAWGIDAVSAGLQKCLGGPSGSAPVTVSPRATAVLDDRRSVEAGIREPGDDVADEPIRSNYLDLAMILDYWGPRRLNHHTEAASMLYAANECARILLDEGVEQAIARHELAGRAMLQGVQALGLEVFGDVAHKMHNVVAVEIPSDVVGDQVRASMLDDHGIEIGTSFGPLHGKVWRIGTMGYNARKDTVVTTLAALEHALRRAGHAVPHGGGVDAALDLYRDSTVPGAPVGVPA; translated from the coding sequence ATGCACCCCGTGAACCCGCCAGCCCGCCTCCTGATGGGCCCCGGGCCGATCACCGCCGACCCGCGCGTGCTCCGCGCCCTGTCGACCCCGCTCGTCGGGCAGTACGACCCGTGGATGACCTCCGCCATGAACGACACCCAAGAGCTGTACCGCGGTGTGTTCGGCACCGCGAACGAGGCCACCGTGCTCGTCGACGGCACCTCGCGCGCCGGGATCGAGGCGGTGCTCGTGTCGCTCCTCGCGCCGGGTGACCGCGTGCTCGTGCCGGTGTTCGGCCGGTTCGGGCACCTGCTCGCCGAGATCGCCGGCCGTGCCGGGGCCGAGGTCCACACCATCGAGACCGCGTGGGGTCAGGTGTTCACGCCGACCGCGATCGAGGACGCCATCGTCCGCGTCCGGCCGAAGGTGCTGGCGATCGTGCAGGGCGACACGTCCACGACGATGAACCAGCCGCTCGACGAACTGGGCGCGATCTGCGAGCGGCACGGCGTGCTCTTCTACACCGACGCGACGGCGACCGTCGGCGGCAACCCGCTCGAGGTCGACGCCTGGGGCATCGACGCCGTCAGCGCCGGACTGCAGAAGTGCCTCGGCGGCCCCTCCGGCAGCGCGCCGGTCACCGTCTCGCCGCGGGCGACCGCGGTGCTCGACGACCGCCGCAGCGTCGAGGCCGGCATCCGCGAACCCGGTGACGACGTCGCCGACGAGCCGATCCGCTCGAACTACCTGGACCTCGCGATGATCCTGGACTACTGGGGTCCGCGGCGGCTGAACCACCACACCGAGGCCGCCTCGATGCTCTACGCCGCCAACGAGTGCGCCCGCATCCTGCTCGACGAAGGGGTCGAGCAGGCGATCGCACGCCACGAGCTCGCGGGGCGCGCGATGCTGCAGGGCGTGCAGGCGCTCGGCCTCGAGGTGTTCGGTGACGTCGCGCACAAGATGCACAACGTCGTCGCGGTGGAGATCCCGTCCGACGTCGTCGGCGACCAGGTGCGGGCATCGATGCTCGACGACCACGGCATCGAGATCGGAACCTCGTTCGGACCGTTGCACGGCAAGGTCTGGCGCATCGGCACCATGGGCTACAACGCCCGCAAGGACACCGTGGTGACGACGCTCGCCGCCCTCGAGCACGCACTCCGCCGGGCCGGCCACGCCGTCCCACACGGTGGTGGGGTCGACGCCGCCCTGGACCTCTACCGTGACAGCACCGTCCCCGGTGCGCCGGTCGGGGTGCCGGCGTGA
- a CDS encoding SRPBCC family protein has protein sequence MTVSFRVVTELAAPPERAFALSLDIGAHERSMAATDERAVAGTTSGTIGLGESVTWRARHFGIVWRMTSEITALEAAHRFVDEQVRGPFARFHHEHRFEPSAGGTRMVDTITFRAPFGPLGRLAEVVALERYLPRLIRERNASLAAELQADGNDGQGAASSPSAS, from the coding sequence GTGACGGTGTCGTTCCGGGTCGTCACCGAACTCGCTGCCCCGCCCGAGCGCGCGTTCGCGCTGTCGCTCGACATCGGCGCGCACGAGCGGTCGATGGCCGCGACCGACGAACGCGCCGTCGCCGGCACGACCTCCGGCACGATCGGCCTGGGCGAGTCCGTCACCTGGCGCGCGCGGCACTTCGGGATCGTCTGGCGGATGACGAGTGAGATCACCGCTCTGGAGGCCGCGCACCGGTTCGTCGACGAACAGGTACGTGGGCCGTTCGCCCGGTTCCACCACGAGCACCGGTTCGAGCCGTCGGCCGGCGGCACGCGCATGGTCGACACCATCACCTTCCGGGCGCCGTTCGGTCCCCTCGGTCGGCTGGCCGAGGTCGTCGCGCTCGAGCGCTACCTGCCGCGGCTCATCCGGGAGCGGAACGCGTCGCTCGCCGCCGAACTGCAGGCCGACGGCAACGACGGTCAGGGCGCCGCGAGCTCCCCCAGCGCGTCGTAG
- a CDS encoding aspartate/glutamate racemase family protein — MRIRVVNPNTTASMTRSIGVAATAVAGPGTIVEAVNPTMGPASIESHYEEALAVPGLLEQIALGEQDGVDAYVVACFGDPGLDAARELATGPVIGIAEAGFHAAAMLGRRFGVVTTLARTTGRAHELAERYGFAPLVTEIRACEVAVLELDDPASGARALVIEECRAVIAGGADAVVLGCAGMADFCAEVSRAIGAPVVDGVAAATVLAESLVRLGLATGKHGEYATPPTKAMSGLLAGFERQPVAGATVGAGA; from the coding sequence ATGCGCATCCGCGTCGTCAACCCGAACACCACCGCCTCGATGACCCGCTCGATCGGCGTCGCCGCCACCGCGGTCGCCGGCCCGGGCACGATCGTCGAGGCCGTGAACCCCACGATGGGCCCGGCATCGATCGAGAGCCACTACGAAGAGGCGCTCGCGGTGCCGGGGCTCCTCGAGCAGATCGCGCTCGGGGAGCAGGACGGCGTGGACGCCTACGTCGTCGCCTGCTTCGGCGACCCCGGGCTCGACGCGGCGCGGGAACTCGCCACCGGGCCGGTCATCGGGATCGCCGAGGCGGGCTTCCACGCGGCGGCGATGCTCGGGCGCCGGTTCGGCGTCGTGACGACCCTGGCCCGGACGACGGGACGGGCCCACGAGCTCGCCGAGCGCTACGGCTTCGCCCCGCTCGTCACCGAGATCCGGGCGTGCGAGGTCGCGGTGCTCGAACTCGACGACCCCGCCTCCGGTGCGCGCGCCCTGGTGATCGAGGAGTGCCGGGCCGTCATCGCCGGCGGAGCCGACGCGGTCGTGCTCGGCTGCGCGGGGATGGCGGACTTCTGTGCCGAGGTCTCGCGGGCGATCGGCGCGCCGGTCGTCGACGGCGTCGCCGCGGCGACCGTGCTCGCCGAGTCGCTCGTGCGGCTCGGGCTCGCGACGGGGAAGCACGGCGAGTACGCCACCCCGCCGACGAAGGCGATGTCGGGTCTGCTGGCGGGCTTCGAACGCCAGCCGGTGGCGGGCGCGACGGTCGGGGCGGGCGCATGA
- a CDS encoding GNAT family N-acetyltransferase translates to MDPVTLRTDRLVLSVPLPADTEDVIAYANDPDVVAYTPVPVPYGHAEAHHWITDVVRAGWSTDSRYEFGIRRVDDLRLLGTIGLFGFVDGAAEVGYAVHSDGRGHGFVTEAAAAVLEWAFAPSPDGLGLVRVQWRAIATNTPSAATAQRLGLRYEGRLRSGVSHRGRRHDQLIAAALRDDDRSTPTVWPAT, encoded by the coding sequence GTGGACCCCGTGACCCTCCGGACCGATCGCCTGGTGCTGTCCGTGCCGCTGCCCGCCGACACCGAGGACGTCATCGCGTACGCGAACGACCCCGACGTCGTCGCGTACACACCGGTACCGGTGCCCTACGGCCACGCCGAGGCACACCACTGGATCACCGACGTCGTGCGCGCGGGCTGGTCCACGGACTCCCGCTACGAGTTCGGCATCCGGCGGGTCGACGACCTCCGACTGCTCGGGACGATCGGGCTGTTCGGGTTCGTCGACGGCGCGGCGGAGGTCGGCTACGCCGTGCACTCGGACGGTCGTGGCCACGGCTTCGTGACCGAGGCCGCAGCCGCCGTCCTGGAGTGGGCGTTCGCGCCGTCTCCCGACGGACTCGGGCTCGTCCGCGTGCAGTGGCGGGCGATCGCGACGAACACCCCGTCCGCGGCGACCGCGCAGCGGCTCGGGCTCCGCTACGAGGGGCGACTCCGGTCCGGTGTGTCCCACCGCGGGCGACGCCACGACCAGCTCATCGCGGCCGCTCTGCGCGACGACGACCGCTCGACGCCGACGGTCTGGCCCGCGACGTGA
- a CDS encoding dipeptidase, translated as MTFDAIPFPVIDGHNDLPWERRETHDSGVEGIDTEVDSLHTDLPKLRAGGVVGQFWSVFVPADEPDPVRTTLQQIDLAHRIIERYSDSLALARTATEVLAAVESGRIASLLGAEGGHSIGDDLAVLRDFARLGVRYMTLTHNDDTPWADSATGSRPHGGLTDRGRQVVAEMERIGMLVDLSHTAPATMRDTLDVATQPVVFSHSSTVAVDDHPRNVPDDVLARLSDNGGIVMITFVPKFVSRAWADWEDAGSVGEPPLVTVSDVADHVEHARDVAGAAHIGLGGDYDGTPVLPPDLRDVSRYPVLAAELARRGWGAGDLRALAGGNVLRVLEATDERFARTAFVR; from the coding sequence ATGACGTTCGACGCGATCCCGTTCCCGGTCATCGACGGCCACAACGACCTGCCGTGGGAGCGCCGCGAGACGCACGACTCCGGGGTCGAGGGCATCGACACCGAGGTCGACTCGCTGCACACCGACCTGCCGAAGCTCCGCGCCGGTGGGGTCGTCGGGCAGTTCTGGTCGGTCTTCGTCCCCGCCGACGAGCCGGACCCGGTGCGGACCACGCTGCAGCAGATCGACCTCGCGCACCGGATCATCGAGCGGTACTCGGACTCGCTCGCCCTGGCGCGGACGGCGACCGAGGTGCTGGCAGCCGTCGAGTCGGGACGGATCGCGTCGCTGCTCGGCGCCGAGGGCGGGCACTCCATCGGGGATGACCTGGCGGTGCTGCGCGACTTCGCCCGGCTCGGCGTCCGCTACATGACCCTCACGCACAACGACGACACCCCGTGGGCCGACTCGGCGACGGGTTCGCGTCCGCACGGCGGGCTGACCGACCGCGGCCGCCAGGTGGTCGCCGAGATGGAGCGCATCGGCATGCTCGTCGACCTGTCGCACACCGCCCCCGCGACCATGCGGGACACCCTCGACGTCGCCACGCAGCCCGTCGTCTTCAGCCACTCGTCCACCGTCGCCGTCGACGACCACCCGCGGAACGTGCCGGACGACGTGCTGGCCCGGCTGTCGGACAACGGTGGCATCGTGATGATCACGTTCGTGCCGAAGTTCGTCTCGCGCGCCTGGGCGGACTGGGAGGACGCCGGCTCGGTGGGGGAGCCACCGCTCGTGACCGTGTCGGACGTGGCGGACCACGTCGAGCACGCCCGTGACGTCGCCGGTGCGGCGCACATCGGCCTCGGTGGCGACTACGACGGCACTCCGGTGCTGCCACCGGACCTGCGCGACGTGTCGCGGTACCCGGTGCTCGCGGCCGAGCTCGCCCGGCGCGGCTGGGGAGCGGGCGACCTGCGAGCGCTCGCCGGGGGCAACGTGCTGCGGGTCCTCGAGGCGACCGACGAGCGGTTCGCGCGGACGGCGTTCGTGCGCTGA
- a CDS encoding NCS1 family nucleobase:cation symporter-1 translates to MATDLATPVAAPHAPTTTAAPAGAGVVKPGYDPALTNEDLAPLRKQSWTSYNFFAFWMSDVHSVGGYVTAGSLFALGIASWQVLIALVVGILIVQVFANLVAKPSQRTGVPYPVINRAVFGVLGANVPAIIRGLIAMAWYGVQTFLAAQSLNIIFLKFIPASAGLLEHSFLGLSALGWISYAILWVAQGALFWMGMEAIKKFIDWAGPAVYVVMIALAIYLVSQAGIGNISFTLSVGEPLSFGASIPVMLSAVALVVSYFSGPMLNFGDFSRYGRSFRSVKRGNFWGLPINFLFFSVLTVLCASATVPVFGKLITDPIETVQAIGAPFAILLGGLTFVTATVGINIVANFISPAFDFSNVAPRKISWRAGGMIAAVGSVLLTPWNWYGNDQAILYTLGVLGALIGPLFGILIAGYYIVGKQRIAVDDMYTKDTSARYWYRGGFNPNAIGTLVVTGVVSVASAVLPPALGILPGLNNYSWFIGCGLGLVVFWALERVRPSMPELAADDPTVDDGAAVGRA, encoded by the coding sequence ATGGCTACCGATCTCGCGACACCCGTCGCAGCGCCCCACGCCCCCACCACGACCGCTGCACCCGCAGGTGCCGGCGTCGTCAAGCCCGGGTACGACCCGGCGCTCACGAACGAGGACCTCGCCCCGCTGCGCAAGCAGAGCTGGACGAGCTACAACTTCTTCGCGTTCTGGATGTCCGACGTGCACTCGGTCGGCGGCTACGTCACCGCCGGCTCGCTCTTCGCGCTGGGCATCGCGAGCTGGCAGGTGCTCATCGCCCTGGTGGTCGGCATCCTGATCGTCCAGGTCTTCGCCAACCTCGTCGCCAAGCCCTCCCAGCGCACCGGGGTGCCGTACCCGGTGATCAACCGAGCGGTGTTCGGGGTGCTCGGCGCGAACGTCCCGGCGATCATCCGTGGCCTCATCGCGATGGCCTGGTACGGCGTGCAGACGTTCCTGGCCGCGCAGTCGCTCAACATCATCTTCCTGAAGTTCATCCCCGCCTCGGCCGGACTGCTCGAGCACTCGTTCCTGGGGCTGTCGGCGCTCGGCTGGATCTCGTACGCGATCCTGTGGGTCGCGCAGGGCGCCCTGTTCTGGATGGGCATGGAGGCCATCAAGAAGTTCATCGACTGGGCGGGCCCGGCGGTGTACGTCGTGATGATCGCGCTGGCGATCTACCTCGTCAGCCAGGCCGGCATCGGCAACATCTCGTTCACGCTGTCGGTGGGGGAGCCGCTGTCCTTCGGGGCGTCCATCCCGGTCATGCTGTCCGCGGTCGCCCTGGTGGTCAGCTACTTCTCCGGCCCGATGCTCAACTTCGGTGACTTCTCGCGCTACGGCAGGTCGTTCCGGTCGGTCAAGCGCGGCAACTTCTGGGGCCTGCCGATCAACTTCCTGTTCTTCTCGGTGCTCACCGTGCTGTGCGCGAGTGCGACGGTGCCGGTGTTCGGCAAGCTCATCACCGACCCGATCGAGACGGTGCAGGCGATCGGCGCCCCGTTCGCGATCCTGCTCGGCGGTCTGACCTTCGTCACCGCGACGGTCGGCATCAACATCGTCGCGAACTTCATCAGCCCCGCGTTCGACTTCTCGAACGTCGCGCCGCGCAAGATCTCGTGGCGAGCCGGTGGCATGATCGCGGCGGTCGGCTCCGTGCTGCTGACCCCGTGGAACTGGTACGGCAACGACCAGGCCATCCTGTACACGCTCGGGGTGCTCGGTGCCCTGATCGGACCGCTGTTCGGCATCCTGATCGCCGGGTACTACATCGTCGGGAAGCAGCGGATCGCCGTCGACGACATGTACACGAAGGACACCTCGGCCCGGTACTGGTACCGCGGCGGCTTCAACCCCAACGCCATCGGCACCCTCGTCGTCACCGGTGTGGTCTCGGTCGCCAGCGCGGTCCTGCCGCCGGCCCTCGGGATCCTGCCCGGGCTGAACAACTACAGCTGGTTCATCGGCTGCGGCCTGGGACTCGTGGTCTTCTGGGCCCTCGAGCGGGTCCGGCCGAGCATGCCGGAACTCGCTGCGGACGACCCGACGGTCGACGACGGCGCCGCCGTCGGACGAGCCTGA